From Triticum urartu cultivar G1812 chromosome 2, Tu2.1, whole genome shotgun sequence, a single genomic window includes:
- the LOC125541663 gene encoding 7-deoxyloganetin glucosyltransferase-like, translated as MGSEACHEKPHAVMIPYPAQGHVTPMMKMAKLLHTRGFHVTFVNTEFNHRRLLRSRGAGALDGVPGFHFAAIPDGLPSSDADATQDVPALCNSTMTACLPHLLALLARLNDPGSGVPPVTCLVVDGVMSFGYDAAKEIGVPCAALWTASACGFMGYRHYPQLIEWGFVPFKDEALLTDKAHLDTVVQGVRGMCDNMRLRDFPSFMRTTDRGDIMLNFFVHEGGRLSLPTAVMINTFDELERPVLDAMRAILPPLYTVGPLLLHAHHAVPDGTSLDALGSNLWKEQDGLLDWLDGHGANSVVYVNYGSITVMTNEQLLEFAWGLANSGYPFIWNIRPDLVKGDTAVLPPEFMASIDGRAMLTTWCSQEKVLAHKVVGVFLTHSGWNSTLESISNGVPMLSWPFFAEQQTNCRYKCTEWGNGMEIDGEVKREVLAAMIREAMEGEKGLEMRRRAAEWKESAVRATLPGGSAVTNLDTVIRDVLLANFNNKN; from the exons ATGGGGTCGGAGGCCTGCCATGAGAAGCCGCACGCCGTGATGATCCCGTACCCGGCGCAGGGCCATGTCACGCCCATGATGAAGATGGCCAAGCTGCTCCACACGCGGGGCTTCCACGTCACCTTCGTCAACACCGAGTTCAACCACCGCCGGCTGCTCCGCTCGCGCGGGGCGGGGGCGCTCGACGGCGTCCCGGGCTTCCACTTCGCCGCCATACCAGACGGGCTGCCGTCGTCCGACGCCGACGCCACGCAGGACGTCCCCGCGCTCTGCAACTCCACCATGACCGCCTGCCTCCCCCACCTCCTGGCCCTTCTTGCCAGGCTCAACGACCCGGGCTCCGGGGTGCCGCCGGTCACCTGCCTCGTCGTCGACGGCGTCATGTCGTTCGGTTATGACGCCGCCAAGGAGATCGGCGTGCCCTGCGCGGCCTTGTGGACGGCCAGCGCGTGCGGGTTCATGGGCTACCGCCACTACCCGCAGCTCATCGAGTGGGGTTTCGTGCCTTTCAAAG ACGAGGCCCTGCTCACGGACAAGGCGCACCTGGACACGGTGGTGCAGGGCGTGCGCGGCATGTGCGACAACATGAGGCTGCGGGACTTCCCGTCCTTCATGCGCACCACCGACCGCGGCGACATAATGCTCAACTTCTTCGTGCACGAGGGCGGGCGCCTGTCGCTCCCCACCGCTGTCATGATCAACACGTTCGACGAGCTGGAGCGGCCGGTCCTCGACGCCATGCGCGCCATCCTCCCGCCCCTCTACACCGTGGGGCCGCTGCTTCTCCACGCCCACCACGCCGTCCCGGACGGCACCTCGCTCGACGCCCTGGGCTCCAACCTCTGGAAGGAGCAGGACGGCCTCCTCGACTGGCTCGACGGCCACGGCGCCAACTCCGTGGTGTACGTGAACTACGGCAGCATCACCGTGATGACGAACGAGCAGCTCCTGGAGTTCGCGTGGGGGCTGGCCAACAGCGGCTACCCTTTCATATGGAACATCCGGCCGGACCTCGTCAAGGGCGACACGGCCGTGCTGCCGCCGGAGTTCATGGCCTCCATCGACGGCCGTGCCATGCTCACGACGTGGTGCTCGCAGGAGAAGGTCCTCGCGCACAAGGTCGTGGGGGTCTTCCTGACGCACTCCGGGTGGAACTCCACGCTGGAGAGCATCTCTAACGGCGTGCCGATGCTCAGCTGGCCCTTCTTCGCGGAGCAGCAGACCAACTGCAGGTACAAGTGCACGGAGTGGGGGAACGGGATGGAGATCGACGGCGAGGTGAAgcgggaggtcctggcggcgatGATACGCGAGGCCATGGAAGGGGAGAAGGGGCTGGAGATGAGGAGGCGTGCGGCGGAATGGAAGGAGAGTGCGGTTAGAGCCACGCTTCCTGGAGGATCCGCGGTGACTAACCTGGACACGGTGATCCGTGACGTGCTCCTCGCCAACTTCAACAACAAAAACTGA